In a single window of the Acidobacteriota bacterium genome:
- a CDS encoding tetratricopeptide repeat protein encodes MTLFTQRTFRYLLLVSVIGFGAFELVSQEPPTSEGGRSTNLIASEEAYKEALRLIEQNSYESLREAKELLRAAARDFEIQGAKSSAGNSWLFAGVAASRLGDWSLAKDAFLRARDIFANINDRVGMAVALNNVGLVHARNREIEEAATYYKLAIESARAARSQSIEAQAVENMGIMLANAKKSEQAIENLLKALELYASVENHVKELEILFRVGSIYLENLGNAERSHETFALAKEIARKSGNRSQEGTAALTIARLFVAEKKWKEASINYSESAEIFRQTNELSREVVVLNEYGLSLMLQEDYLASLKVFSRALEINHELSDMPGIVSSRISLGIVYKYLEQDDRALELLEAALPDVDLLGDDPSVETGLTTLAKIVKDKGNPQRSISLLNRAREISRNRGNKDGEAHALELLGLIYNEFGDIKRSLDFYQQAASLFRLSGNKQKEMQAITASAIANASSGDYLEARKLLESGLEYYRESNDELAIASTNAFLAQVFVSLGKYEDAVTTNLKALEYFKTQTDTTGQSLALNNLGLIYFHLGENQKAIDSYTQSLALASKGKRLAQMAQANGGLGNVYTNLEKHEIAIEYYTQALGFYTQYGAKPMEILTLNNRASSKIQLGRFRDARSDVELALSIQKSTGNLSSNGFLLLNLGEIMLELGETGKGLEMLTNALISARSKGDTRLEAYALGYLGEYWLKQKNKVLAVFYAKQAVNYVQSIRASITRLDVETQQAYVRQYEKGFHKLAGVLIDLGRIAEAEQVLAMLKEDEYFEFLRRDGGVSDELLAKLSLSPEEKRAFEEYKKYAEDLTKLGKELGELQMESRIYEVGKFPKQTRLNQLETQILNANIVFAAFLDSLKLKFGERDVRVGTIESGSQSILKELGEPRTVFISTISSEERLNIIVTTSDTQKAYTVPIKEEEVNRLVAEFRSVLRNPSYDPRLRGKALFDVLFPAGVIKDITDIEADTIVWSLDGTLRYVPISALWDGKQFLVERFNNVVVTLASRDKLNTRTSGREKWRALGVGVSKEISVTESDGTVRRFEALTAVPEELCTVIDDPEEKDRCGTFKSDSQGVFGGSTLLDEKFTFQNFRDSLGRFPVVHVASHFHLNAGNDIDSYLLLGGGENRKLSLTAIRQGGARFAGVELLTLSACNTGMSAERKSNGIEIEGFGALAQRSGAKSVLASLWAVADSSTRDLMTEFYRQMEPGKAIRKADALRIAQLTLLRGKYGPDDQPVWRSVATETGKERSISPARFARDAKAPFAHPYYWSPFILIGNWQ; translated from the coding sequence ATGACTTTATTCACTCAAAGAACGTTTCGGTATCTTCTTTTGGTTTCGGTCATTGGCTTTGGGGCCTTCGAATTGGTTTCACAAGAGCCTCCAACTTCGGAAGGGGGTAGATCGACCAATCTAATTGCGTCGGAGGAAGCCTATAAGGAGGCTCTCAGACTTATCGAGCAGAACTCTTATGAATCATTACGAGAGGCAAAAGAATTGCTTCGTGCTGCTGCAAGAGACTTTGAGATACAAGGCGCGAAATCCAGCGCGGGCAATAGTTGGTTGTTTGCAGGAGTTGCGGCCTCCCGGCTCGGTGATTGGAGCCTTGCCAAAGATGCGTTTTTACGGGCCCGTGACATTTTTGCCAATATAAACGATCGTGTAGGAATGGCGGTGGCACTCAACAACGTTGGGCTCGTGCACGCACGAAATAGGGAGATCGAGGAAGCGGCGACCTACTATAAACTTGCAATCGAATCAGCCCGGGCCGCAAGAAGCCAAAGTATTGAGGCCCAGGCGGTCGAGAACATGGGAATAATGCTCGCCAACGCAAAAAAGTCCGAGCAAGCTATAGAGAATTTGTTGAAAGCATTAGAGCTTTATGCGTCAGTCGAGAATCATGTCAAAGAATTAGAGATCTTGTTTCGGGTCGGATCTATCTACCTTGAGAACCTTGGCAATGCCGAACGATCTCACGAGACTTTTGCTCTAGCGAAGGAAATTGCTCGCAAATCTGGTAATCGGTCTCAAGAGGGTACAGCGGCCCTCACAATCGCCAGACTATTTGTCGCCGAGAAAAAATGGAAAGAGGCATCGATCAATTATAGTGAATCTGCAGAGATATTCAGGCAAACCAATGAACTTTCTAGGGAGGTCGTCGTTCTTAACGAATATGGACTTTCGTTAATGCTGCAGGAGGACTACCTAGCTTCTTTGAAGGTCTTTTCAAGGGCATTGGAAATTAATCATGAACTATCTGACATGCCCGGGATTGTTTCGTCCCGTATCAGCCTGGGAATCGTTTATAAGTATCTGGAACAGGACGACAGGGCTCTCGAGCTGCTGGAAGCAGCCCTTCCCGATGTTGACCTTCTGGGGGATGATCCATCGGTGGAAACCGGCCTAACGACCTTGGCGAAAATCGTCAAGGACAAAGGGAATCCTCAACGCTCAATATCGCTTCTAAATCGGGCTCGGGAAATTTCGCGCAATAGGGGCAACAAGGACGGTGAAGCCCATGCATTGGAACTGCTTGGACTCATTTACAATGAGTTCGGAGACATAAAACGTTCGCTCGATTTTTATCAGCAAGCGGCCTCTCTATTTCGCTTATCAGGGAATAAGCAAAAAGAGATGCAGGCAATAACGGCTTCTGCCATCGCCAACGCATCTTCGGGTGATTATCTTGAAGCCAGAAAGCTCTTAGAGAGTGGTCTAGAGTACTACCGGGAATCGAACGACGAATTGGCGATCGCCTCAACGAATGCATTTCTCGCACAGGTTTTCGTTAGCCTCGGAAAATATGAAGATGCGGTTACAACCAATTTAAAGGCCCTTGAATATTTCAAGACTCAAACCGACACAACCGGCCAGTCGCTGGCACTAAACAACCTCGGCCTTATCTATTTTCATCTCGGAGAGAATCAAAAGGCAATTGATTCATATACGCAATCCTTGGCACTGGCGTCAAAGGGAAAGCGTCTGGCCCAGATGGCTCAAGCCAACGGGGGGCTTGGCAACGTCTACACGAATCTCGAAAAACATGAAATTGCAATTGAATATTACACGCAGGCACTAGGTTTCTATACGCAATATGGTGCGAAACCGATGGAGATATTAACATTAAATAACCGAGCTTCTTCGAAAATACAATTGGGGCGTTTTAGGGATGCAAGATCGGATGTGGAGCTAGCCCTATCGATTCAGAAGTCAACCGGCAACTTATCCTCAAACGGCTTTCTTCTTCTAAATCTGGGCGAAATTATGTTGGAGCTGGGGGAGACCGGCAAAGGTCTTGAAATGCTGACAAATGCGCTAATTTCTGCCAGAAGTAAAGGTGACACCAGGCTCGAAGCCTATGCGCTTGGGTACCTGGGCGAATATTGGTTGAAGCAGAAGAACAAAGTCCTTGCAGTTTTCTATGCAAAGCAGGCTGTCAATTATGTTCAGTCGATTCGCGCATCGATCACCCGCTTGGATGTCGAAACGCAGCAGGCTTATGTTAGACAATATGAAAAGGGATTTCACAAACTTGCTGGAGTGTTAATCGATCTAGGGCGAATCGCGGAAGCTGAACAAGTTTTGGCGATGCTCAAAGAAGATGAGTATTTTGAATTCCTTCGTCGTGACGGCGGAGTTTCTGATGAATTGCTAGCAAAGTTGTCGCTTTCTCCGGAGGAAAAGAGAGCATTTGAGGAATATAAGAAATACGCCGAAGATCTTACTAAACTGGGTAAGGAGCTAGGTGAGCTCCAGATGGAGAGCCGTATTTATGAAGTTGGCAAGTTCCCAAAGCAGACTAGACTTAACCAGCTGGAAACACAAATATTGAACGCGAACATCGTATTCGCGGCATTCCTAGACAGCCTGAAACTAAAATTCGGTGAGCGGGACGTAAGGGTTGGCACAATCGAATCCGGCAGCCAGTCAATACTCAAGGAATTGGGCGAGCCTCGGACAGTCTTCATCTCTACGATCTCGAGTGAAGAGCGCCTCAACATTATCGTAACTACTTCGGACACCCAGAAGGCGTATACAGTCCCGATCAAAGAAGAAGAGGTCAATCGTCTGGTCGCAGAATTTCGATCGGTTCTTCGGAATCCGAGTTACGACCCGCGATTACGCGGAAAGGCTCTTTTCGACGTGCTATTCCCGGCGGGAGTGATTAAAGATATTACGGACATTGAGGCCGACACAATTGTATGGAGTCTTGACGGCACTCTTCGTTATGTCCCAATAAGCGCACTTTGGGACGGGAAACAATTTCTGGTCGAACGCTTTAATAATGTGGTCGTTACGCTCGCCAGTCGAGACAAACTTAACACCCGAACTAGTGGTCGTGAAAAATGGAGAGCTCTCGGTGTAGGAGTTTCAAAGGAGATCTCAGTAACGGAATCGGACGGCACCGTAAGAAGATTTGAGGCACTGACGGCGGTTCCTGAAGAGCTTTGCACGGTTATTGATGACCCGGAAGAAAAAGATCGATGCGGAACATTCAAATCTGATTCTCAAGGTGTCTTTGGAGGCAGCACACTTCTGGATGAAAAATTCACGTTTCAGAACTTTCGCGATTCGCTTGGTCGTTTTCCAGTTGTCCACGTCGCAAGCCACTTTCACCTGAATGCTGGCAACGATATTGATTCGTACCTGCTGCTTGGAGGCGGCGAAAACCGCAAGCTTTCGCTAACTGCAATTCGTCAAGGCGGAGCGCGGTTTGCAGGCGTCGAGCTTCTCACGCTTTCTGCCTGCAATACTGGAATGTCTGCTGAGCGTAAATCTAACGGCATTGAGATAGAAGGGTTTGGGGCTTTAGCTCAAAGAAGTGGCGCAAAATCGGTTCTGGCTTCCTTGTGGGCGGTCGCAGATTCCTCCACAAGAGACCTCATGACCGAGTTCTATCGCCAGATGGAGCCGGGAAAGGCAATTCGTAAAGCCGACGCTCTACGTATAGCCCAGCTTACACTACTTCGCGGAAAATATGGTCCAGATGATCAACCGGTATGGAGAAGTGTAGCGACCGAGACCGGAAAAGAGAGGTCTATTTCCCCAGCGAGATTTGCTAGAGATGCTAAGGCTCCCTTCGCTCATCCATATTATTGGTCACCATTCATTCTGATTGGGAACTGGCAATAG